The Paenibacillus uliginis N3/975 genome has a window encoding:
- the nagZ gene encoding beta-N-acetylhexosaminidase: protein MKSCTYISVLMCLLILGIAGCGANSETAKDEVQIPPKTETSDGPKVSNGVKEGKSQTKDPVANKPVDDSNDSALTQLKELSLEEKVGQLVIVGMEGTTVDSSSRKLLNTYHVGGFIFFKDNMESISQSVQLFNSLKKANAGNPIPLWMSIDEEGGRVSRMPDPFVKLPSSGKVGENDDPALAQEIAGQIGKRLFGFGLNMAYAPVLDVNSNPDNPVIGDRSFGNSAKMVSRLGIAAMKGIQETGVVPAVKHFPGHGDTSVDSHFGLPVVEHDKERLNKLELAPFKDAIDNGADVVMVSHLLMSKIDPETPASFSKPVITGLLREQLGFKGVVITDDMTMGAVGAGEIEIGEAAIRSVLAGTNIVLVGHEYDKEEAVIKSLIQAVKSKRITEKILDERVLTILRLKQKYNINDQPVTGPDVKQLNAEAKQLISKLK, encoded by the coding sequence ATGAAGAGTTGTACATATATTAGTGTGTTGATGTGTCTGTTAATACTCGGGATCGCCGGGTGTGGTGCAAATTCGGAGACAGCCAAGGACGAGGTACAGATACCACCGAAGACAGAAACCAGTGATGGTCCTAAAGTTTCAAATGGAGTGAAGGAGGGGAAATCACAGACGAAAGATCCTGTTGCCAACAAGCCTGTTGACGATTCAAATGATTCTGCGCTTACACAGCTGAAAGAACTCAGTTTGGAAGAAAAAGTAGGTCAGTTGGTTATTGTCGGTATGGAAGGTACAACGGTGGACAGTTCCTCCCGTAAACTGCTGAATACATATCATGTTGGTGGATTTATTTTTTTCAAGGACAATATGGAAAGCATAAGTCAGTCGGTACAGCTCTTTAACAGTTTAAAGAAAGCGAATGCCGGTAATCCAATTCCGCTCTGGATGAGTATTGATGAAGAAGGGGGAAGGGTCTCTCGAATGCCCGATCCGTTTGTAAAGCTGCCTTCGAGTGGTAAAGTCGGAGAGAACGATGATCCCGCGTTAGCTCAAGAGATCGCCGGTCAAATCGGGAAAAGGCTGTTCGGATTCGGTTTGAACATGGCCTATGCTCCTGTGCTTGATGTGAACAGCAATCCGGATAATCCGGTCATTGGAGACCGTTCCTTTGGTAACAGCGCCAAAATGGTTAGTAGACTTGGGATCGCTGCCATGAAAGGGATTCAAGAAACAGGTGTTGTGCCGGCGGTGAAGCATTTTCCCGGCCATGGGGACACGTCCGTCGATTCTCATTTTGGACTGCCTGTGGTTGAGCATGATAAGGAACGTCTGAATAAACTGGAATTGGCTCCGTTCAAGGATGCAATCGATAACGGGGCTGACGTTGTGATGGTCTCCCACCTCCTTATGTCGAAGATTGATCCTGAAACCCCTGCTTCATTCTCAAAGCCTGTTATTACAGGATTACTGCGTGAGCAGCTTGGATTTAAGGGAGTTGTCATTACTGATGATATGACGATGGGGGCTGTCGGAGCGGGCGAGATTGAGATTGGTGAGGCAGCCATTCGTTCGGTATTGGCGGGAACTAACATTGTTCTGGTGGGGCATGAGTACGATAAAGAAGAAGCAGTAATCAAGTCTTTAATTCAAGCTGTAAAAAGCAAGCGAATCACTGAAAAAATATTGGATGAACGAGTACTGACCATTTTACGTCTAAAACAGAAGTACAACATCAATGATCAGCCGGTAACAGGTCCTGATGTGAAGCAGTTGAATGCGGAAGCTAAGCAGTTGATCAGCAAGCTTAAATGA